In one Lolium rigidum isolate FL_2022 chromosome 3, APGP_CSIRO_Lrig_0.1, whole genome shotgun sequence genomic region, the following are encoded:
- the LOC124694602 gene encoding AAA-ATPase ASD, mitochondrial-like — METIGGDAHVHRYGWAGLWSAVASLIFLWSMVQQYVPAQLEDYLTTLARRLHTAMSPYVTISIDEHIPDSFSRSEAYVSTEAYLSATCASSARRLRADHAPGSDRLRVAVDDHEEVVDQFRGAKLWWRKTKMLPRSNIISWSAREEARRMYCLTFHYRHRGLVDALYLPHVLAEGRAAIVRNRQRRLFTNNPSSLWSGYYGRTWSHVKLEYPSTYATLGMDPGKKQAIIDDLDMFRDGKDYYASVGKAWKRGYLLFGPPGTGKSTMIAAMANYLDYDIYDLELTAVKNNTELRRIFIETTGKSIIVVEDIDCSIDLTGKRKTREKKDKGSKKKKTTLPTPAGGREDEDSKVTLSGLLNFIDGLWSTCGGERIIVFTTNHKEKLDPALIRRGRMDSHIEMSYACFESFKVLAKNYLHIADHELFHEIRQLLGEVDMSPADVAENLMPKSKNRDVDACLRKLIKALKQAKEEALAKALVGTDDKEETQGDDDSNSSEEEGNEKK; from the coding sequence atggagacgatcggcggCGACGCCCACGTCCACCGATACGGTTGGGCCGGGTTGTGGTCGGCGGTGGCCAGCCTCATCTTCCTCTGGTCCATGGTGCAGCAGTACGTCCCCGCTCAGCTCGAGGACTACCTAACCACCCTCGCCCGCCGTTTACACACGGCTATGTCGCCCTATGTCACCATCTCCATCGATGAGCACATCCCCGATTCCTTCAGCCGCAGCGAGGCCTACGTTTCCACGGAGGCATACCTCAGCGCCACCTGCGCCTCCAGCGCCCGCCGCCTCCGAGCAGACCACGCTCCCGGCAGCGATCGCTTGCGCGTGGCCGTCGACGACCACGAGGAGGTGGTCGACCAGTTCCGCGGCGCCAAGCTCTGGTGGCGCAAGACCAAGATGCTCCcccgcagcaacatcatcagctgGTCCGCCAGGGAAGAGGCTCGCCGCATGTACTGCCTCACCTTCCACTACCGCCACCGCGGTCTCGTCGACGCTCTCTACCTACCGCACGTCCTCGCCGAGGGCCGAGCCGCCATCGTGCGgaaccgccagcgccgcctcttcACCAACAACCCCAGCAGCCTCTGGTCCGGCTACTATGGCCGCACGTGGAGCCACGTCAAGCTCGAGTACCCCTCCACCTACGCCACGCTCGGCATGGACCCCGGCAAGAAGCAGGCCATAATCGACGACCTCGACATGTTCCGCGACGGAAAGGACTACTACGCCTCCGTCGGCAAGGCGTGGAAGCGCGGCTACCTGCTGTTCGGGCCACCCGGCACGGGCAAATCCACCATGATCGCCGCCATGGCCAACTATCTCGATTACGATATCTACGACCTCGAGCTGACGGCGGTGAAGAACAACACCGAGCTACGCAGGATCTTCATAGAGacgacaggcaagtccatcatcgTGGTCGAGGACATCGACTGCTCCATCGATCTCACCGGCAAACGCAAAACCAGGGAGAAGAAGGACAAGGgcagcaagaaaaagaagacgaCCCTGCCGACGCCAGCAGGCGGCCGTGAGGATGAAGATAGCAAGGTGACGCTGTCGGGGCTGCTTAACTTCATCGATGGGCTTTGGTCCACCTGCGGCGGCGAGCGGATCATCGTGTTCACAACCAACCACAAGGAGAAGCTTGACCCGGCGCTCATTCGACGGGGCAGGATGGATTCGCACATCGAGATGTCATACGCTTGCTTCGAGTCCTTCAAAGTGCTCGCCAAGAACTACCTGCACATCGCCGACCACGAGCTTTTCCATGAAATCCGGCAGCTTCTTGGGGAGGTCGACATGTCACCTGCCGACGTGGCCGAGAACCTCATGCCCAAGTCGAAAAACAGAGATGTAGACGCCTGCCTACGTAAGCTGATCAAGGCACTCAAACAAGCAAAGGAGGAAGCTTTGGCCAAAGCACTTGTTGGGACGGACGACAAAGAGGAAACACAAGGCGACGATGACAGCAACTCCAGCGAAGAGGAGGGAAAtgagaaaaaataa
- the LOC124694603 gene encoding heat shock 70 kDa protein BIP2-like — protein MAAPATRLLYLGVLLFLTMAASTLGAEAFGLLRGVSSADCAYKLQQYATIPLSSPGEAAIHLGNTKSCIAGYGGRWDPYSAYQFCIPSWVAFTDNGTLVGEAALQHAAISPGTAVSGFKRLFGIRINDEMVKREADLVPYKFTEQIGRCGIQVETEQGQVMNFLPERVAGILIAELKKMAEAHLGHKIGYAVVTAPAHFSDALRSSSIRNEAARLHGGFSAVNVVDEQVAAAAAYRLHEKRGDGKVVLVVHLGGRTTHATKFKFKDGSGRLLQERHDAYLGGVDFTNRVVDYFVELIKEKHHRDIRGDEGALQNLRADCEMAKKALSSREGVLVNVGSVLDQGSNLYEEFTRSKFEELNGDLMARVIEMVEMVVLGGAPASQLRSHQDAIDEIILVGGSVRIPMVTQVIEDYFHGRGLIRDEEAVIRGAALLSRPESARYVEECYNGGVSGPLWLAS, from the exons CTACAAATTGCAGCAGTACGCAACAATCCCGCTGTCCAGTCCGGGTGAGGCGGCCATCCACCTCGGCAACACCAAGTCCTGCATCGCTGGCTATGGAGGCCGCTGGGATCCCTACTCCGCGTACCAGTTCTGCATCCCATCCTGGGTCGCCTTCACAGACAACGGCACCCTCGTTGGAGAGGCTGCTCTTCAACACGCGGCCATCAGCCCTGGCACGGCCGTCTCAGGCTTCAAGCGCCTCTTCGGCATCAG GATTAACGATGAGATGGTCAAGAGAGAGGCAGATCTAGTGCCGTACAAGTTCACCGAGCAGATTGGGAGATGCGGCATCCAGGTGGAGACCGAGCAAGGCCAGGTGATGAATTTCCTTCCCGAGCGTGTGGCGGGCATCCTCATCGCCGAGCTGAAGAAGATGGCAGAGGCACACCTTGGCCACAAGATCGGGTACGCAGTTGTCACCGCCCCCGCGCACTTCAGCGATGCTCTAAGGAGTAGTTCTATCAGGAACGAAGCTGCGCGTTTGCACGGTGGATTCAGTGCTGTCAACGTCGTCGACGAGCAGGTCGCGGCAGCCGCGGCATACCGCCTTCACGAGAAGAGGGGCGACGGCAAGGTCGTACTTGTTGTCCATCTCGGTGGCCGCACGACCCATGCCACCAAGTTCAAGTTCAAGGATGGTTCCGGTCGTCTCCTCCAAGAACGCCATGATGCCTACCTAGGAG GTGTCGACTTCACTAACAGGGTTGTGGACTACTTCGTGGAGCTCATCAAGGAGAAGCATCACCGGGACATCCGCGGGGACGAGGGTGCTCTACAGAATCTGAGGGCAGATTGCGAGATGGCCAAGAAGGCACTGAGCAGCCGAGAAGGTGTCCTTGTGAACGTCGGGTCGGTTCTTGACCAAGGCTCAAATTTATACGAAGAGTTCACGCGGTCCAAGTTCGAGGAGCTCAATGGTGACCTCATGGCGAGAGTCATTGagatggtggagatggtggtgctgGGAGGTGCCCCTGCTTCCCAATTGCGCAGCCACCAGGATGCCATTGATGAGATCATTCTCGTCGGTGGAAGTGTGAGGATCCCCATGGTTACGCAGGTCATTGAGGATTACTTCCATGGCAGGGGGCTAATCAGGGATGAGGAGGCGGTGATACGAGGCGCCGCTCTTTTGTCCCGCCCCGAGTCTGCTAGATATGTGGAGGAATGCTACAATGGAGGAGTGTCAGGGCCTCTTTGGTTGGCGAGTTAG